Proteins encoded in a region of the Ziziphus jujuba cultivar Dongzao chromosome 3, ASM3175591v1 genome:
- the LOC107422115 gene encoding F-box protein SKIP16 isoform X2: MALESVGDLALNLILSKLEPEDTAKSSCVSKKLRSSASEETLWSRFCADELGLSQPIDPLGNPTPSFKICYQIWRKEFCIYPWSLVKRVRRCWDRLRSWLAVNFPEAGATLRKGATEDDIKELENALKVKLPLPTRVLYRFVDGQEFHGKDYITSVFGCPLGLIGGYIFYDQCVNVYMLPLRQVILETREIRRELHFPGKSKYVAVACSSTVDEKFFFLNCFNGQLYVGTQNLPHYGEMIPCVPDELIRSVHDCNGDQQQDATLLWLEEHVRRLESGIIKLCEYGNIKCISLFPEETPLCSTAITNGVKVRASAVFVPENANLKNDQEKYLFAYLIRMSLLPEGCIVNGMSFSSCQLHWRHWIIRANDTVTSDVNAEAVIGKFPLLKPGEEEFVYESCTPLTSSTGSVEGSFTFVPGRYFI, translated from the exons atggCTTTGGAATCTGTTGGGGATTTGGCTCTGAACTTGATTCTAAGCAAATTAGAACCCGAAGACACTGCCAAATCCTCCTGCGTTAGCAAGAAATTGAGGTCGTCTGCCTCCGAAGAGACTCTCTGGTCTCGTTTCTGTGCAGATGAACTCGGCCTCTCCCAACCCATCGATCCTCTCGGCAATCCCACGCCTTCCTTCAAG ATATGTTATCAAATATGGCGCAAAGAGTTTTGTATATATCCTTGGTCACTTGTGAAGCGAGTTAGAAGATGTTGGGACAGACTTAGAAGTTGGTTGGCGGTAAATTTTCCAGAGGCTGGAGCTACACTTAGAAAAGGTGCTACAGAAGATGATATAAAGGAGTTGGAGAATGCATTGAAAGTGAAACTGCCACTTCCTACAAGGGTTCTTTATCGTTTTGTTGATGGTCAAGAATTTCATGGGAAAGATTACATAACAAGTGTTTTTGGATGTCCACTGGGTCTCATAGgtggttatattttttatgaccAATGTGTAAATGTGTATATGCTACCTTTACGTCAAGTTATTTTGGAAACAAGGGAGATCCGACGTGAACTTCATTTTCCTGGCAAATCAAAGTATGTCGCTGTTGCTTGTTCTTCCACAGTTGATGAGAAGTTCTTTTTCCTAAACTGTTTCAATGGTCAACTCTATGTTGGTACACAAAACCTTCCACATTATGGAGAAATGATTCCATGTGTCCCAGATGAATTAATAAGGTCAGTACATGATTGTAATGGTGACCAACAGCAAGATGCTACGTTGCTGTGGTTAGAAGAACATGTTCGTCGCTTAGAAAGTGGAATTATCAAACTTTGTGAATATGGAAATATTAAATGTATCAGTCTCTTTCCGGAGGAAACTCCCCTCTGTTCAACTGCTATAACCAATGGTGTAAAG GTTCGTGCCTCTGCTGTTTTTGTACCAGAGAATGCCAACCTTAAAAATGACCAGGAAAAGTATCTGTTTGCATATTTAATCCGTATGTCCCTTCTTCCTGAAGGATGCATCGTCAATGGAATGTCATTCAGCTCTTGCCAACTTCATTGGAGACACTGGATCATCCGTGCTAATGACACTGTAACATCTGATGTTAATGCAGAAGCTGTAATTGGAAAG TTTCCACTCTTGAAACCAGGCGAAGAGG
- the LOC107422115 gene encoding F-box protein SKIP16 isoform X3, translated as MALESVGDLALNLILSKLEPEDTAKSSCVSKKLRSSASEETLWSRFCADELGLSQPIDPLGNPTPSFKICYQIWRKEFCIYPWSLVKRVRRCWDRLRSWLAVNFPEAGATLRKGATEDDIKELENALKVKLPLPTRVLYRFVDGQEFHGKDYITSVFGCPLGLIGGYIFYDQCVNVYMLPLRQVILETREIRRELHFPGKSKYVAVACSSTVDEKFFFLNCFNGQLYVGTQNLPHYGEMIPCVPDELIRSVHDCNGDQQQDATLLWLEEHVRRLESGIIKLCEYGNIKCISLFPEETPLCSTAITNGVKVRASAVFVPENANLKNDQEKYLFAYLIRMSLLPEGCIVNGMSFSSCQLHWRHWIIRANDTVTSDVNAEAVIGKVDRAGRQLV; from the exons atggCTTTGGAATCTGTTGGGGATTTGGCTCTGAACTTGATTCTAAGCAAATTAGAACCCGAAGACACTGCCAAATCCTCCTGCGTTAGCAAGAAATTGAGGTCGTCTGCCTCCGAAGAGACTCTCTGGTCTCGTTTCTGTGCAGATGAACTCGGCCTCTCCCAACCCATCGATCCTCTCGGCAATCCCACGCCTTCCTTCAAG ATATGTTATCAAATATGGCGCAAAGAGTTTTGTATATATCCTTGGTCACTTGTGAAGCGAGTTAGAAGATGTTGGGACAGACTTAGAAGTTGGTTGGCGGTAAATTTTCCAGAGGCTGGAGCTACACTTAGAAAAGGTGCTACAGAAGATGATATAAAGGAGTTGGAGAATGCATTGAAAGTGAAACTGCCACTTCCTACAAGGGTTCTTTATCGTTTTGTTGATGGTCAAGAATTTCATGGGAAAGATTACATAACAAGTGTTTTTGGATGTCCACTGGGTCTCATAGgtggttatattttttatgaccAATGTGTAAATGTGTATATGCTACCTTTACGTCAAGTTATTTTGGAAACAAGGGAGATCCGACGTGAACTTCATTTTCCTGGCAAATCAAAGTATGTCGCTGTTGCTTGTTCTTCCACAGTTGATGAGAAGTTCTTTTTCCTAAACTGTTTCAATGGTCAACTCTATGTTGGTACACAAAACCTTCCACATTATGGAGAAATGATTCCATGTGTCCCAGATGAATTAATAAGGTCAGTACATGATTGTAATGGTGACCAACAGCAAGATGCTACGTTGCTGTGGTTAGAAGAACATGTTCGTCGCTTAGAAAGTGGAATTATCAAACTTTGTGAATATGGAAATATTAAATGTATCAGTCTCTTTCCGGAGGAAACTCCCCTCTGTTCAACTGCTATAACCAATGGTGTAAAG GTTCGTGCCTCTGCTGTTTTTGTACCAGAGAATGCCAACCTTAAAAATGACCAGGAAAAGTATCTGTTTGCATATTTAATCCGTATGTCCCTTCTTCCTGAAGGATGCATCGTCAATGGAATGTCATTCAGCTCTTGCCAACTTCATTGGAGACACTGGATCATCCGTGCTAATGACACTGTAACATCTGATGTTAATGCAGAAGCTGTAATTGGAAAG